The Nicotiana tomentosiformis chromosome 2, ASM39032v3, whole genome shotgun sequence genome includes the window AACTAGAATATTAATCCTGGCTTCCTTTTCTTGCTTTGTACTTTCATAGAGTATCTCCAACTTGTCCCATCTTTCCTTTGCAGTTTCACAACTTGAGATCTTTGCGAATTCTTCCATGCTTAAAGCACAATTAAGTATTGGTTTGAATGGCATCCTTTTGTTCTTTTTGTATAGGATGTCTTACCTTCTGTTTCCTTCCCTCATCATCAGCAGGAATTGGTAGAGGTCCGTCCTGAATGACTAGCCATGCTCGATAGTCAACTGATTGCACATACGTTCTCATTCTAGCCTTCCAATGACTATAATGTTCTCCGTTGAAGTATGGTGGCCTAGAGTTTTCTTCATCACTGGACATTGGTCTTTCCTTACCTTCTGTTAAGCAAAAACAAGCTTGTGAGATAGAGACTTTGATACCAATTGTAAAACAAGAGGCGTGAATTATGcccttttaaaatatttagtCGACTATACTGAtatagcttgtttggatggttgttacccatgGTATGTATTGTATTATTACCaaaacaatgtttgttttgattgtatGGTATTATTAACTTCATTGTTCCGGAACAACAAAAAGCTCTATTTTATGAAACAATCGATTTGATGTGCTAGGAATTatttcctattttttcttttcaattatgCCTTTGCTTATTACTCCATAATTCTATTTTACCCTTtactctatttttttttaattttaactccaaatctcCAACCCATTTGACCTACTTTGCCTTTGTCCATCCTTCCAGAATTGGTTCATGCCGTTCTTTTCATCCAAATCTCCGTACGTTTATTTTTCTTTCCATCGTTCTACGATTTTTTTTGTTAAATGATAGTTAACCTTTTTTTTCAAGTTTTTGCTCTTGTTTTCAAGCTACATAATTGGTGATACATTAGTAAAAAaagattttttaaaattatttttatgggtaattcttgataaattatttaaaacaatgcgggtattttagtaaacttatcagTTACGGTACTATATGATACAGTCAAaccaaacaacaaaaatattatttaacaacaacaaatatACAAGTTGTattcataaaataaaatacaatctattataaaaaataataggtAACAATGATCCAAACAGAGTGTAAGTTAACTAATTCCTGCTTACAGAGCTACACAATTTCATAGGTAAGATTCTTATTCAATTACAGATTATAATAAGAGACTGAAGATACATTGCAGGAAGTAAATGAGACAAGTTTTTATACTGATACGAATCACAAGAATCGTACCTAATCCAGTGTTCTATCTTAAATAAGCTTCATGATTTTGTCCAAGTTAAACTTCTTAATTTTCTGATTTTGTGGAGTCACGATCTATGCTGctttcattagttttggaatttcaTTCCTTGATCGCCTACAATTCCTCCTTAAATATTCTTAATGTCAAAATAAACGCAGTAATAGTCATTATTGATATCTTTCTTTAATTTCAATAGTGGAGAGTTAAAATCTTCGttgatgtaaaaaaaaaaaaaaggaatcgAAACTGATGGAATATATGTATAAAGCGGAAGCATTCCAGCATCAATTTGCATAGACAACGTATTTCGGATTTAAATCAATTTTAAGTCAGAAGAATACCTCTTGAAGTTGTGTAAGTCTCTGCCTTTCTAGCAGTTTTCCCAAACTACTGTTGTTATGTTCAAAGACTgacatacacatatatatatatatatataccaaaatcCTAATTTCGGGCCTCCCTGTTTTAGGGTGAATTAGGTTAAGTTCTTTTCTTTTCCACCAAAAATAAATCTCCCAAGTCCTTGTTTTACTTGGGCATAATAGAGTTAGAGACTACATATTTAACAAATAAGGCGGCttattatgtaaataataattcctTTCTGACTGAATTATTCTTTTGATAATAATATATTAGAATTATTCAACTAAATCATTATTTTAATGGTTGTCTCCAAATCAAACTCCTTAATTTCCTAATTTTGGGGAATCACAGTCTATAGCTGCCTTCATTAGTATTATAATCCAAATCTTCAGATCTTCAATCCGGGATTGCCTACAATTCTTCCTTAAATATTCTTTGTTTTTCGACCTTACGGAGACAGGATACATTAGAGGACATTATTGTTTTCTTATATGAATTTAGTTATGGACATTTAGAATCTTTATTGATTTTTACTTGAACGCTAGAGAAGATAGCAAACTATATGTTCCTTCTGGGGGTTAGCAAATTAAGGATCACCAGAACATCAGTGAGTTGAGTTATATACAGAGAGTACTCCGTAGTAAGGGTggacttaaaaaataataattgatgCATTCTTGGTTATATGAAGTGACAAATATTTTGGACCACTTTCTTTTTTGTGGCTAAAGTGACAATAAAAAGGACAAGAGGTAGCTACTTCCACCTTTATAGGCTCTTTATTTCATCTCAGAAGCTATCTATTGGGAGATATAACCTCGCTATGGTTTGAAGGCAAACAAAATAAGATGTCATAACAATAAGCTAAATTCTCAAATTGACCTACAACTTCAATGTCATAACAAACTCATCGCATAGCCGAAGGAAAGAAAACCAAAAATTGAAAGATAAGGTCTCTACAAAAGCATATTGCTATTCAAACCATCTCTAAGAATGTAACTCTATTCCTCTAGTAGCATGAAATTCTTGTGGAGATAAACATACATAGCTCAGGCAGTTCAGACACCACGAAATCATGTTGACGCAAAATGTATAAGACCTGGGAAACAGCTAACATGTTATGGCTGATGCACGGAACCTGGTCCATTGGTTCTTCTATTCAGATAATGTTGACTTCAGTTCACCGCTGCTTTGCAGTTCCAGCACGATATCACATCCTCCTACCAGTTCACCTTTGTAATACAGCTGTGGATAAGTTGGCCAGTTGGAGAAGGTCTTTAATCCCTGCCTCACTTCTTCATCCGATAGAATGTCAAAGGATCCAAACTCAACCCCTTCCTCCTTCAAAGCATTTACAACCTTGGAGCTGAAACCACATCTTGGTGCATCTGGTGTACCCTTCATGAAGAGCATTACAGTTGAAGAATTTACTATATTCTTTAAACGGTCTTCAAGACTGTCTTTCTGGTGAATCCCGTTCTCAGCTAGAACCTTCCTAAGCTCACCACTTTTTTGCATCTCTAATACTATGTCTGATCCACCAATAAGTTCACCCTTTATGTACAGCTGCGGATAGCTAGACCAGTTGGAATAAACTTTCAGTCCTTGACGGACTTCATCATCAGTAAGAATGTCAAAACTCTCAAACTCTACTTTCTCCTGTTTAAGAATATCCACCACCTTTCTGCTGAATCCACACCGGGGTTCATCATGTGTTCCTTTCATAAACAGCATAACCGGGCTAGAATTTATCAGATCCGCAAGACGAGTAGTCAGAGCAGCACTCGTGCCAGATGGTTCAGAGATGCCACCCTTCTCACCAGCAGTATCTACCCCGTAATCCTTGAAAACTTCCTTAAGTTCACCACCCTCATGCATAGTTATAATAATATCACAACCACCAAGAAGTTCACCCTTGCAGTACAGTTGAGGATATGTTGGCCAATTGGAAAATTTCTTCAACCCCTCACGGACCCCATTGTCGGTCAGAATATCAAAGCTTCCAAATTTGACATTCTCTTTCTTCAAAATATCGACAACTTTCTGACTAAAACCACACTTGGGTTCTTCAGGGTTTCCTTTCATGAAAAGCATTACTGGATGAGAAGCAACCAGCTGCTGAAGTCGCTTTGTCAGCCGATCATCAAGACCAGAACTTACAACTTGAGGAGCGCCACTTTCTCTAGCCAATTCCTGAACTGTTTCAAGAACAGTGGGACCTGCAGCCATCCCTAGGCTAGCAGGAGCAGCAGGATCCCCAGGAGTTATTGACCCAGCAATTTTTGCAACCTTGTTGGCCAAACTAGAAGGATCAGCCCCTTCCAACGTATCAACAGCCTTACCATCCTAAAATAAGCAAAGGAATAGCATGTTATAGGTAGTGTAACAAGCAAAAAGAGAGCTTCATGTCAAGGAATCGTTCAAACGTAACAAGGAATCAAAGTTGAAAGTGTTGATTAATACAACTAATGGGAAGGAACTTAACAAAATTTCTTATCAAACTTACTCAACAATTGATCAcctttccataatttttaaaaattttatattgGATTTGTGTGACGACGACTCTAGGCAATTCTTTTCATGACCACCCATTATATTTGTCAGGCGAAAACTACTGAATTTAATATTTCTTGATCTTGCTGACAGATGTTCATCTTTTCACAATAAGTAGCTACGAATATTTCGATCCCATTTTTAAAGAGGTaaataactcaaatttttgaaaagCCATATTGATGATTTCACCATGGCATAAGCCTAAGTACTTTGATACTCACACAGTTTCACCTAAGGATACTGGCAAAGACAGTGGAATCCTCCGAAGTAGGATAAGTGACCAGAAAAAATGACATCAACCAGTCAACCCAATTACACCGTGATTTTCATGGATAATCAGAAAGCTTTTCAAATCAGACTGACAGAAGACAGTGATATCTGCAAATGCCCATCACTGGCATGTCATACAAGAGGGAAATGAGGAAGTGAGAGATATTTTTGGGGCTTGTACATCCGACTGCACTAGTAGAGTTTACTGAAGACTTAACAATTTAGCGATTTTTCCAGAAGAAAGTATATGAAGTTAAATGAGAAAGATAGTGGTGTTGCCCCTTAAATAAAGCTTATACATTTTGCAAAGCGATGACCAATATTCCAATTGTCCTTAGCTTAATATGCCTCCAAATAGTAGCAATACCTCATGTAGTCAGCAAATAGAAGAGGCAGATGGATCTCATAGGGTCATGCAAGCCTTAAGGTGCATATGGTTTTCAAGAAGATTGCAAGCACGAAGAACGACATGGCCTTGGCAGAATATGACGAGCTGTTCACTATTTTAAGGGGCATTCTCCCGTTCAAGAATTGACACTGCAATGGGTTACAAATATATAAAGAATCTTTGggcgtgtgacctataggtcaagGGTTCGAGTCgtgaagcagccactaatgcttgcattaggataGGCTGTCTACATCACCCCTAGAagtgcggcccttccccggaccttgcatgaatgcgggatgctttgagcaccgggctgccctttggGCAGACAGAGCACACTCATTGTCTTTGAAGAAATAATGAAGCCATGAGAGACAGAGTCCATATTCAAGTAATATCTAGAagaaaaagaagggaaaaaaCTCTGAACATTTGTTAGGAAAATATCTTAAAGTGGTTAGGCTGTTGATTACTTTAGAGTATCTTCTTAATTTACTTGTTATTTATTTAAGACATGCATTTGCTATGTAAAAGGTCTCCTATCAATAGATATACTGTGATTAGAGAATAAAATTATGGAAATTATGTGGTAGATGGAGTGTAAAAGAGGTCGAAACAGAAATCCTCAATCCAACAATTTACTTGTTGGCAAAAAGCAGATAAGTTTCACTGAGTTTATTGCATAAAGAAACAAGATAACTATGCAAACAACTAGCAGTAATATCATCATGATTCTCAAAATCATTTCCAATAGTAGAAGTTCTTTCGGATAACTGATGCATGAGCAGATTCTCCCTTGTGCTGCTGACAGTCCAAAAAAGTAACATCATAGAAGGGCTCGTAGGGATTCAGAAGGAAGCTAGGTAAGAATAAAATGCAGGTAGAACTCACATAAGCAGAGGGTGGTCTACATTCATTTCACCGTCTATCCAG containing:
- the LOC104106148 gene encoding monothiol glutaredoxin-S17 — its product is MAGGGGSVKEVGSKRELDKIVGDGSPAILHFWATWCEASKHMDQVFSHLSTDFPHAHFLRVEAEEQPEISELYSVSAVPYFVFFKDGKAVDTLEGADPSSLANKVAKIAGSITPGDPAAPASLGMAAGPTVLETVQELARESGAPQVVSSGLDDRLTKRLQQLVASHPVMLFMKGNPEEPKCGFSQKVVDILKKENVKFGSFDILTDNGVREGLKKFSNWPTYPQLYCKGELLGGCDIIITMHEGGELKEVFKDYGVDTAGEKGGISEPSGTSAALTTRLADLINSSPVMLFMKGTHDEPRCGFSRKVVDILKQEKVEFESFDILTDDEVRQGLKVYSNWSSYPQLYIKGELIGGSDIVLEMQKSGELRKVLAENGIHQKDSLEDRLKNIVNSSTVMLFMKGTPDAPRCGFSSKVVNALKEEGVEFGSFDILSDEEVRQGLKTFSNWPTYPQLYYKGELVGGCDIVLELQSSGELKSTLSE